The following coding sequences lie in one Lolium perenne isolate Kyuss_39 chromosome 2, Kyuss_2.0, whole genome shotgun sequence genomic window:
- the LOC127335483 gene encoding polyadenylate-binding protein 2: protein MAAAVTANGGAAAAAVAAVPAPVGVGGPQPVATTSLYVGDLEASVTDAQLYELFSQAGQVLSVRVCRDVNSRRSLGYAYVNFNNPMDAARAMEALNFAHLNNQPIRVMYSNRDPSSRRSGSANIFIKNLDKTIDNKTLHDTFSAFGPILSCKVAMDDIGQSKGFGFVQYEKEESAQSAMKGLNGMLINDKPVYVGPFLRKQERDNSFDKAKFNNVFVKNLSESTTKEDLLKVFSEYGNITSAVVMVGMDGKSRCFGFINFESPDAAARAVEELNGKKINDKEWYVGRAQKKSEREMDLKRSFQQSMKDAADKYQGQNLYLKNLNDGISDDQLRELFSSFGKITSCKVMRDQNGVSKGSGFVSFSTREEASQALTEMNGKMISGKPLYVAFAQRKEDRKAMLQAQFSQMRPVPMTPTMTPRLPMYPPMAPLGQQVFYGQAPPAMMPPQPGYGYQQQLVPGMRPGGAHMPNYFVPVVQQGQQGPRPGMRRSGAGSAQGQQTPQPFQQQMVPRGRVYRYPPGPVRNMPEGQPMPGVGVGGMIQPYDMGSFPVRDAGLSPAAPMGTLTSNLANATPDQQRTLLGESLYPLVEALERNQAAKVTGMLLEMDQTEVLHLLESPEALKSKVAEAMDVLRNVAQQQNPSAPTSQLAGLSLADNIIA, encoded by the exons ATGGCAGCGGCGGTGACGGCCAAcggtggcgcggcggcggcggcggtggcggccgtTCCCGCGCCGGTCGGCGTCGGCGGCCCGCAGCCCGTCGCGACCACGTCGCTCTACGTCGGCGACCTCGAGGCGTCCGTCACCGACGCGCAGCTCTACGAGCTCTTCAGCCAGGCCGGCCAGGTGCTGTCCGTCCGCGTCTGCAGGGACGTCAACTCGCGCCGCTCCCTCGGATACGCCTACGTCAACTTCAACAACCCCATGGATG CTGCACGAGCAATGGAGGCGCTCAACTTTGCTCATCTCAACAACCAGCCCATCCGGGTCATGTACTCCAACCGTGACCCAAGCAGCCGCAGAAGTGGATCTGCAAATATTTTTATCAAG AACCTCGACAAAACAATTGACAACAAGACTCTCCATGATACGTTCTCTGCGTTTGGCCCAATTCTCTCATGTAAGGTTGCCATGGATGATATTGGCCAATCCAAAGGCTTTGGCTTTGTTCAGTATGAAAAGGAAGAGTCTGCACAGTCTGCCATGAAAGGCCTCAATGGTATGCTTATCAATGATAAGCCTGTGTATGTTGGACCTTTTCTTCGCAAGCAAGAGAGAGACAATTCCTTTGACAAGGCAAAGTTTAACAATGTCTTTGTCAAGAATTTATCTGAGTCTACCACAAAAGAGGACCTACTCAAAGTGTTCAGTGAGTATGGAAATATTACAAGTGCTGTTGTCATGGTTGGCATGGATGGCAAATCAAGGTGCTTCGGCTTCATCAATTTTGAGAGTCCAGATGCTGCTGCTCGTGCCGTTGAGGAACTTAATGGCAAGAAAATTAATGACAAGGAGTGGTATGTTGGAAGAGCTCAGAAGAAGTCTGAAAGAGAGATGGACCTGAAGAGAAGTTTCCAGCAAAGCATGAAAGATGCAGCTGATAAGTATCAAGGACAGAACTTGTACTTGAAGAATCTGAATGATGGCATTTCAGATGATCAGCTACGTGAACTGTTCTCTAGCTTTGGCAAAATCACCTCATGCAAG GTAATGCGTGATCAAAATGGTGTCAGCAAGGGGTCAGGCTTTGTTTCTTTTTCTACCCGTGAGGAAGCATCTCAGGCT CTAACTGAAATGAATGGCAAAATGATATCTGGAAAGCCATTGTATGTAGCATTTGCTCAACGTAAGGAAGACAGAAAAGCGATGTTACAG GCTCAGTTCTCTCAGATGCGTCCTGTACCGATGACACCTACCATGACTCCTCGACTTCCCATGTACCCTCCCATGGCTCCTCTTGGGCAGCAAGTCTTCTATGGGCAAGCTCCACCTGCTATGATGCCCCCTCAG CCGGGATACGGTTACCAGCAACAGCTTGTTCCTGGCATGAGGCCTGGCGGTGCCCATATGCCTAATTACTTTGTTCCAGTTGTCCAACAAGGCCAGCAGGGTCCACGCCCAGGTATGAGGCGCTCTGGTGCTGGGTCTGCGCAGGGACAGCAAACTCCTCAGCCATTTCAGCAACAG ATGGTTCCAAGAGGACGCGTCTACCGGTACCCGCCTGGACCTGTACGTAACATGCCTGAGGGTCAACCGATGCCAGGAGTTGGTGTTGGAGGTATGATTCAGCCATACGATATGGGAAGCTTCCCTGTGCGAGATGCTGGCTTGTCACCTGCTGCTCCAATGGGAACTCTGACATCTAACCTTGCAAATGCTACTCCAGACCAACAAAGAACG TTACTTGGAGAAAGCCTCTATCCACTTGTTGAGGCACTGGAACGCAACCAAGCTGCAAAGGTCACTGGCATGCTTCTGGAGATGGACCAGACGGAGGTTCTACACCTGCTCGAGTCTCCAGAGGCTCTGAAGTCGAAGGTTGCCGAGGCAATGGATGTTCTGCGCAACGTGGCTCAGCAGCAGAATCCGAGCGCTCCTACCAGCCAACTTGCTGGGCTATCACTGGCCGACAACATTATCGCTTAG